One Anas platyrhynchos isolate ZD024472 breed Pekin duck chromosome W, IASCAAS_PekinDuck_T2T, whole genome shotgun sequence DNA segment encodes these proteins:
- the LOC113841028 gene encoding ATP synthase subunit alpha, mitochondrial has protein sequence MLSTRLAATVVHSLLRYASLVSRNTLGAAVVATRNIHASKTCFQKTGTVEVSSILEERILGADTSAELEETGRVLSIGDGIARVYGLRNVQAEEMVEFSSGLKGMSLNLEPDNVGVVVFGNDRLIKEGDVVKRTGAIVDVPVGEELLGRVVDALGNPIDGKGPITSKTRRRVGLKAPGIIPRISVREPMQTGIKAVDSLVPIGRGQRELIIGDRQTGKTSIAIDTIINQKRFNDGTDEKKKLYCIYVAIGQKRSTVAQLVKRLTDADAMKYTIVVSATASDAAPLQYLAPYSGCSMGEYFRDSGKHALIIYDDLSKQAVAYRQMSLLLRRPPGREAYPGDVFYLHSRLLERAAKMNDSFGGGSLTALPVIETQAGDVSAYIPTNVISITDGQIFLETELFYKGIRPAINVGLSVSRVGSAAQTRAMKQVAGTMKLELAQYREVAAFAQFGSDLDAATQQLLNRGVRLTELLKQGQYVPMAIEEQVAVIYAGVRGHLDKLEPSKITKFESAFLAHVLSQHQTLLSTIRTEGKISDQTEVRLKEIVTNFLATFEA, from the exons ATGCTCTCAACTCGTCTGGCTGCTACCGTCGTCCACTCCTTGCTGCGGTATGCTAGCCTG GTTTCCAGAAACACCCTGGGTGCAGCAGTTGTTGCTACAAGAAACATTCATGCTTCTAAAACATGTTTCCAGAAAACCG GCACTGTTGAAGTATCCTCTATTCTTGAGGAACGTATTTTGGGAGCTGATACCTCTGCTGAACTTGAGGAGACTGGCCGCGTGCTCTCAATTGGTGATGGTATTGCCCGTGTGTATGGCCTAAGAAATGTCCAAGCAGAAGAAATGGTTGAGTTTTCTTCTGGGCTGAAG GGAATGTCCTTGAACTTGGAGCCCGACAATGTTGGTGTTGTCGTGTTTGGTAATGACAGATTGATCAAGGAAGGGGATGTCGTGAAGAGGACTGGTGCCATTGTGGATGTTCCTGTTGGGGAAGAGCTGCTGGGCCGTGTAGTAGATGCGCTAGGCAATCCCATTGATGGGAAG ggTCCTATTACATCTAAGACACGTAGAAGAGTTGGCTTAAAGGCCCCTGGCATCATTCCCAGAATCTCTGTGCGGGAACCTATGCAGACTGGTATTAAGGCTGTGGACAGTTTGGTGCCAATTGGCCGTGGACAGCGTGAGCTGATCATTGGTGACAGGCAGACTGG GAAAACATCAATTGCAATTGACACGATAATCAACCAGAAACGATTTAATGATGgaacagatgagaaaaagaagCTGTACTGTATCTACGTTGCCATTGGTCAGAAGAGATCTACTGTTGCGCAGCTGGTGAAGAGGCTCACAGATGCAG ATGCCATGAAGTACACTATTGTGGTGTCTGCCACAGCATCTGATGCTGCACCCCTTCAGTATCTGGCTCCCTATTCAGGCTGCTCCATGGGGGAATACTTCAGAGACAGCGGAAAGCATGCATTGATCATCTATGATGACTTATCCAAGCAG GCTGTTGCCTACCGTCaaatgtctctgctgctgcGCCGTCCACCTGGTCGTGAAGCCTACCCAGGTGATGTGTTCTACCTGCACTCCCGCCTGCTGGAGAGAGCAGCCAAAATGAATGATTCCTTTGGAGGTGGCTCTCTGACTGCCCTGCCTGTCATTGAAACTCAGGCTGGTGATGTGTCTGCTTACATTCCAACTAATGTCATCTCTATCACTGATGGACAG ATCTTCTTGGAAACCGAGCTGTTCTACAAAGGTATCCGTCCAGCTATCAACGTTGGTCTGTCTGTGTCCCGTGTGGGTTCTGCTGCTCAGACCAGGGCTATGAAGCAA GTGGCAGGTACCATGAAGCTGGAATTGGCTCAGTACCGTGAAGTAGCTGCCTTCGCTCAGTTTGGGTCTGATTTGGATGCTGCCACACAGCAGTTGCTGAATCGTGGTGTGCGTCTGACAGAGCTCCTTAAACAAGGACAGTACG TTCCCATGGCTATTGAGGAACAGGTTGCAGTTATCTATGCTGGTGTAAGAGGTCACTTGGACAAGCTGGAGCCCAGCAAAATCACTAAATTTGAGAGTGCTTTCCTAGCTCATGTACTGAGCCAGCACCAGACCCTCCTCTCCACGATCAG GACCGAAGGGAAGATCTCTGACCAGACAGAAGTGAGGTTGAAGGAAATAGTCACAAATTTCCTGGCTACTTTTGAGGCATAA